The following are encoded together in the Osmia lignaria lignaria isolate PbOS001 chromosome 13, iyOsmLign1, whole genome shotgun sequence genome:
- the LOC117610142 gene encoding uncharacterized protein LOC117610142 isoform X1: MESIYAVIFTLILMFPFVLQLHMLILDPKKLCSVFHYYATSPEDTTDRSSSPKLLQYYPKVPIVFDVKSDSKISLTNLRTVSSSPTLVPQISSIEARKKSSKRLLLRVKHSCTFVKTDQVLPVVDITSNYSSYRYKAFETCLRNLYGDNYPPGEVVLNSMQLNLLDSRTNVSRLKKANLFDFIKDSELTLATSAMCRKFEIEYLNVLDHFVTKLADKPSTEERFTETL; the protein is encoded by the exons ATGGAGAGCATCTATGCTGTAATATTTACCCTGATTCTTATGTTCCCTTTTGTCCTTCAACTTCACATGCTAATC CTGGATCCAAAGAAGCTATGCTCTGTTTTCCATTACTACGCAACCAGCCCAGAAGACACCACCGACAGAAGTTCATCCCCAAAGTTACTGCAGTATTATCCCAAAGTACCAATTGTATTCGACGTGAAATCAGACTCCAAAATATCTTTAACAAACCTGAGGACTGTGTCGTCATCCCCTACACTAGTACCGCAGATATCAAGCATAGAAGCTCGTAAGAAATCAAGCAAACGTCTATTGTTAAGAGTGAAGCACTCCTGCACGTTTGTCAAAACTGATCAGGTGTTGCCTGTAGTAGACATCACCTCGAACTACAGCTCTTACAGGTACAAAGCATTCGAAACATGTCTAAGAAACCTTTACGGAGACAATTATCCGCCTGGTGAAGTGGTGTTAAATTCTATGCAGTTGAATTTGTTAGACTCGCGGACAAACGTATCCCGTCTGAAGAAAGCTAACCTGTTCGACTTCATCAAAGACAGCGAATTGACCCTGGCCACCAGTGCCATGTGCAGAAAGTTTGAAATTGAATATCTCAATGTGTTGGATCACTTTGTGACCAAACTGGCTGACAAACCGTCCACAGAAGAGAGATTCACGGAAACGTTGTAG
- the LOC117610142 gene encoding uncharacterized protein LOC117610142 isoform X2: protein MESIYAVIFTLILMFPFVLQLHMLILDPKKLCSVFHYYATSPEDTTDRSSSPKLLQYYPKVPIVFDVKSDSKISLTNLRTVSSSPTLVPQISSIEARKKSSKRLLLRVKHSCTFVKTDQVLPVVDITSNYSSYRLADKRIPSEES, encoded by the exons ATGGAGAGCATCTATGCTGTAATATTTACCCTGATTCTTATGTTCCCTTTTGTCCTTCAACTTCACATGCTAATC CTGGATCCAAAGAAGCTATGCTCTGTTTTCCATTACTACGCAACCAGCCCAGAAGACACCACCGACAGAAGTTCATCCCCAAAGTTACTGCAGTATTATCCCAAAGTACCAATTGTATTCGACGTGAAATCAGACTCCAAAATATCTTTAACAAACCTGAGGACTGTGTCGTCATCCCCTACACTAGTACCGCAGATATCAAGCATAGAAGCTCGTAAGAAATCAAGCAAACGTCTATTGTTAAGAGTGAAGCACTCCTGCACGTTTGTCAAAACTGATCAGGTGTTGCCTGTAGTAGACATCACCTCGAACTACAGCTCTTACAG ACTCGCGGACAAACGTATCCCGTCTGAAGAAAGCTAA